The Rhipicephalus microplus isolate Deutch F79 unplaced genomic scaffold, USDA_Rmic scaffold_28, whole genome shotgun sequence genome has a segment encoding these proteins:
- the LOC119169226 gene encoding uncharacterized protein LOC119169226 isoform X1 has translation MGSTHAAVKVGADGLPQQAPATMTSLQLPVFDDTRDKWKPYLVWAEAYFEANAITDSKRQRALLVAALSTQTVQVLAGLIAPRTPNSLTYAEAVAAINYYYDPKRHEIAESYKFITRCQQEGESVHAFLVEIRRIADNCNFGSALNRMLRDRIVCGVRSTNLRKQLLAHKDLTLEKAESMSIAAEATDSDVKDMSAEPPTVLKMRAHHRSPSRGNRTLGVSHDCSRCGSTKHDDNVCRWVNARCYHCGRRGHLAKKCYSAPTDPKVGRHAASVKALTVESASSNDDLDSAHVWTLISGRKNGPSLCGHDLIALLSKTGVPIGDLTEPHPTASAEPSDPMLNRLLGEFEDVFSTDLGLIKGPPASLELKETATPKFCRQFTLVTDHQPLLGLLKTDRQTPPMTAARIQRWALFLGGWLPVQATVRSGETTTDSRCPKQTTSPGGSGTSSRRGASRVRPVVGGPGRRYSDDARVAGAHCQGLVVSPCGGIHLA, from the exons atgggatccacCCATGCTGCCGTGAAAGTTGGAGCCGACGGCCTGCCGCAACAAGCACCGGCGACAATGACCAGCCTCCAGCTCCCAGTGTTCGACGACACAAGAGATAAGTGGAAACCATACCTTGTTTGGGCTGAAGCGTATTTTGAAGCAAATGCCATTACTGACTCCAAAAGGCAGAGAGCACTTCTGGTGGCAGCACTCAGCACGCAGACTGTGCAAGTGCTAGCGGGGCTAATTGCACCTCGGACGCCGAATTCCCTTACTTACGCCGAAGCGGTCGCAGCTATAAATTACTACTACGATCCCAAGCGTCACGAGATTGCAGAAAGCTACAAGTTTATCACCCGTTGCCAACAAGAAGGGGAGTCGGTGCACGCATTCCTAGTCGAAATACGGCGCATAGCAGACAATTGCAACTTCGGAAGTGCGCTGAACCGGATGTTGAGGGATAGGATTGTTTGCGGCGTACGCTCAACTAACTTGCGCAAGCAGTTACTGGCACATAAAGATTTAACCCTCGAGAAGGCTGAATCAATGTCCATTGCAGCAGAGGCAACCGACAGCGATGTAAAAGATATGAGTGCAGAGCCGCCGACTGTGCTAAAAATGCGAGCCCATCATCGCTCGCCCTCTCGAGGTAATCGCACGCTAGGCGTGTCGCATGACTGCAGCCGATGTGGAAGCACGAAGCACGACGATAACGTCTGCCGCTGGGTTAACGCACGCTGCTATCACTGTGGGCGGCGCGGTCATTTGGCAAAGAAATGCTACAGTGCTCCAACTGATCCAAAGGTGGGAAGGCATGCAGCGAGTGTAAAGGCACTGACAGTTGAAAGCGCGTCTAGCAACGACGACCTGGATAGCGCACACGTTTGGACGTTGATTTCGGGAAGAAAAAACG GACCCAGCCTATGTGGCCACGACCTCATTGCTTTGCTTAGCAAGACGGGCGTTCCCATTGGAGACCTGACTGAGCCGCACCCTACAGCAAGCGCCGAGCCCAGCGATCCTATGCTGAACCGACTGCTCGGCGAGTTCGAGGATGTTTTCTCAACAGACCTTGGACTAATCAAGGGTCCACCAGCCAGCCTAGAACTCAAGGAGACAGCGACACCGAAATTCT GTCGGCAATTTACCCTGGTAACCGACCATCAGCCACTGCTGGGACTGCTCAAGACTGACCGCCAAACGCCGCCGATGACCGCCGCGCGCATTCAACGGTGGGCACTGTTCCTAGGAGGCTGGCTACCAGTACAAGCTACAGTACGTTCCGGGGAAACAACTACTGACAGCAGATGCCCTAAGCAGACTACCAGCCCCGGCGGCAGCGGAACCAGTAGCCGAAGGGGAGCCTCCCGAGTACGTCCTGTCGTTGGAGGCCCTGGACGAAGGTACAGTGACGACGCACGAGTTGCAGGAGCTCACTGCCAAGGACTCGTTGTTAGCCCGTGTGGCGGAATACATCTTGCATGA